TCGTGGCTGCTGCGGTGCGCGGGCAGGCCTTGCCGTCGCCCGGGCTCAAGGGGGCGCCAGTGCTCGAGCTCATGTGCTCGCACTTCGTGCTCACGCTCGCCGCCAAGCAGGGCCCGCGCTTCAACGTGCGCCGCGACATCAACGGCCTGCTCTCGCTGACCGGGCGCCACCTGGTGTGGCCGGCCGCGGTGCTGCATCGCCTGCGCGAGTTCCTCGGGCGCCGCTGCGCGGGCAACGAGGCCTGGAAGGGCGTCGAGAATTTCGACGGGCGCACGCTGCTGGAGCGCCACGGCGTGTGGCGCGGCCCGTACGAGGAAGGCACGCTCTTCTTCTACCTGGACGAATACGCCAAGGACCAGCCCAAGGATCTGCTCTCGGTGCTGGCCGTCACGCGCGACTGGCTCACGCATGCGCTGCGCAAGCAGTCGACGCTGGTCGAGAAGAACATCGATGCGCTCGCGGGTCTTTTGCAGCTCAACAAGGCCGAGCGCGCGCTGCTACTCTACGGCACGCTCGCGCGCTACCAGCGCGACCTGCGTTCGCTCCTGGTGGAGTTCAAGGTCAACAATGCGCCCGAGGCCTATGCGGCCATCGCCGACATCGCGGGCGTCAATGCGAGCGAGGTGGGCGAGGCGCTGCGCGCGGGCTCGCGGCTGGAGCGCATCGGCCTGGTCGAGAACCTGATCTCCGAGCACAACATCACCGACCTGGCCGACCTCATGAAGGTCAGCGAGAAGCTGCCGCCGGTGCTGATGCGCGAATACCGCGACCACAACGAGCTGATGGCCGTGTTCACGCGCCCCTCGGCCAAGAGCGCGCTCACCGCGCACGACTTTTCATTCGTCGAGGAAGACGCGCAGATGCTCGTCACGCTGCTGCGCGCCGCGGTGGCGCGCAAGGAGCCCGGCGTCAACGTGCTGCTCTACGGCCCGCCCGGCACCGGCAAGACCGAACTTGCCAAGGTGGTGGCGCAGGCTGCGGGGCTCGAGCTGTTCGAGGTCGAGTACGCCGACCGCGACGGCAACTCGCTCAGCGGCCGCGACCGCTACCGCTCGCTGCAGATCGCGCAGGTGTTCCTCAAGGGCAGTGCGCAGGCCGCGCTGCTGTTCGACGAAGTCGAGGACGTGTTCCCGCCCATCAGCACCGAAGCCGCGCAGTTCATGGCGCGCGCCGAGCAGGTGCCGGCCGCCGCCAGCGGCAGCGTGAGCGGCAAGGCCTGGGTCAACCAGATCCTCGAGGCCAACCCCGTGCCCACGCTGTGGGTGACCAACCGCATCGAGCAGATCGACCCGGCCTTCAGGCGCCGCTTTGCCTATCACCTCGAGCTCAAGTCGCCGCCGCCCGGCGCGCGCGAGCAGCTGGTGAAGAAGACGCTCGAAGGCATCGCCGTCTCGGAAGCCTTCACTGCCAAGCTGGCCGAGCGCAAGGGGCTCACGCCCGCGCAGATCCGCACCGCGGTGCGTTTTGCCGGCCTTGCGCAAACCGACGGTGCGTCGATGGAAACGCTCATCGAGCGGCAGCTCAAGAACGCCGACCTCGCGCTCGGCACGCTCGACACCGGCCTGGGCGAACGCCGCAGCGTCACGACCTACGACCTCGACATGCTCAACGTCGAAACCCGCTTCGAGATCCCGCGTGTGGTGGCGGCCCTCAAGGCGCGCGGCCATGGCACGCTGTGCTTCTATGGCGCGCCCGGCACCGGCAAGACCGCGCTGGCCGAGCACATCGCCAAGGCCATCGGCCGGCCGCTCATCATCAAGCAGGCCAGCGACCTCATGAGCAAGTACGTCGGCGAAACCGAGCAGAACATGGCCGCGATGTTCAAGGAAGCCGAGGCCGAGAAGGCCGTGCTGCTGCTCGACGAGGCCGACAGCTTCCTGCAGGACCGGCGCGGCGCGCAGCGCACCTACGAGGTGACCGAGGTCAACGAGATGCTCCAGGGCATGGAGCGCTTCAACGGCATCTTCATCTGCACCACCAATCTGCTCGACCGGCTCGACCAGGCGGCGCTGCGGCGCTTCACCTTCAAGATCAAGTTCATGCCGCTGACCGCGCCGCAGCGCGAGCGCATGTTCGTGACCGAGGCGCTGGCCGGCGACGCCGCGCTGCTCACCGCCGAAGCGAAGGCGCGCCTCGCGCAGATGCGCCAGCTGTGCCCGGGCGATTTCGCGGCCGTAAAGCGGCAGACGGACATCCTCGCGGTCGATTTCTCGGCCGCCGAATTCCTCGACCAGCTCGAGGCCGAGCACCGCATCAAGCCCGAGGTGCGCGAATCGCGCGGCATGGGCTTCGTGCAATAGAGAGACAGACAGCGGCAGGGAACACGTCCGCCGCACCACGGCAAACAAGAAACCGGTC
The Variovorax sp. OAS795 genome window above contains:
- a CDS encoding AAA family ATPase — encoded protein: MVKRAGVDVVAAAVRGQALPSPGLKGAPVLELMCSHFVLTLAAKQGPRFNVRRDINGLLSLTGRHLVWPAAVLHRLREFLGRRCAGNEAWKGVENFDGRTLLERHGVWRGPYEEGTLFFYLDEYAKDQPKDLLSVLAVTRDWLTHALRKQSTLVEKNIDALAGLLQLNKAERALLLYGTLARYQRDLRSLLVEFKVNNAPEAYAAIADIAGVNASEVGEALRAGSRLERIGLVENLISEHNITDLADLMKVSEKLPPVLMREYRDHNELMAVFTRPSAKSALTAHDFSFVEEDAQMLVTLLRAAVARKEPGVNVLLYGPPGTGKTELAKVVAQAAGLELFEVEYADRDGNSLSGRDRYRSLQIAQVFLKGSAQAALLFDEVEDVFPPISTEAAQFMARAEQVPAAASGSVSGKAWVNQILEANPVPTLWVTNRIEQIDPAFRRRFAYHLELKSPPPGAREQLVKKTLEGIAVSEAFTAKLAERKGLTPAQIRTAVRFAGLAQTDGASMETLIERQLKNADLALGTLDTGLGERRSVTTYDLDMLNVETRFEIPRVVAALKARGHGTLCFYGAPGTGKTALAEHIAKAIGRPLIIKQASDLMSKYVGETEQNMAAMFKEAEAEKAVLLLDEADSFLQDRRGAQRTYEVTEVNEMLQGMERFNGIFICTTNLLDRLDQAALRRFTFKIKFMPLTAPQRERMFVTEALAGDAALLTAEAKARLAQMRQLCPGDFAAVKRQTDILAVDFSAAEFLDQLEAEHRIKPEVRESRGMGFVQ